Proteins encoded together in one Desulfobulbaceae bacterium window:
- a CDS encoding type 1 glutamine amidotransferase, whose protein sequence is MKTLRIHYLQHVSFEGLGSIETWTQKNNATVSVTRLFQNDQLPQQDAFDWLIIMGGPMNIYQDHLFPWLAAERAFIKESINNSKVVLGICLGAQLIADALGEKVYSNAEKEIGWFPVSFMKDNLDDDLKEILPEELTVMHWHGDTFNLPKGASHLVQSKACKTQGFIYNNKVVALQFHLETTAESLKGLIENCGDEITDGEFIQSADSMVAGTNFSAINATMENLLNHLKHSF, encoded by the coding sequence ATGAAAACTCTACGAATCCATTATTTACAACATGTCTCTTTTGAAGGGTTGGGGTCTATTGAAACATGGACGCAAAAGAACAATGCCACAGTTTCAGTGACTCGACTTTTCCAAAACGACCAACTTCCACAACAGGATGCGTTCGACTGGCTTATAATTATGGGCGGCCCCATGAACATCTACCAGGATCACCTCTTCCCATGGCTGGCAGCAGAAAGAGCATTCATAAAGGAATCCATTAACAACAGCAAGGTAGTCCTTGGAATTTGTTTGGGCGCTCAGCTCATAGCCGATGCTTTAGGTGAAAAAGTCTATAGCAATGCAGAAAAAGAGATAGGCTGGTTTCCCGTCTCTTTTATGAAGGACAACCTTGATGATGATCTTAAGGAAATTTTACCAGAAGAGCTTACTGTTATGCACTGGCATGGGGATACCTTCAACCTGCCAAAAGGCGCCAGCCATCTTGTTCAAAGCAAGGCCTGCAAAACTCAGGGGTTCATCTATAACAACAAGGTCGTTGCCCTCCAGTTCCATCTGGAGACAACAGCTGAAAGCCTGAAGGGCTTAATTGAAAACTGCGGCGATGAAATAACCGACGGAGAGTTTATTCAGTCTGCAGATAGCATGGTTGCCGGCACCAATTTCAGCGCTATCAACGCAACGATGGAAAATCTCCTGAACCACCTGAAACACAGCTTTTAG
- the tsaA gene encoding tRNA (N6-threonylcarbamoyladenosine(37)-N6)-methyltransferase TrmO, giving the protein MSKITLEPIGILHCGLTKTEHTPKSFTESSESGTLEIDDQYLPGLDGIKPGDTIIVLFWFNQANRSLLKVHPRGDTSRPIRGVFSTRSPARPNPIAISELLVTAISGTMISVTGVDALDQTPILDIKKNLCSKDQ; this is encoded by the coding sequence ATGAGTAAAATCACACTTGAGCCTATTGGCATTTTACACTGCGGCCTCACAAAGACCGAGCATACCCCTAAAAGCTTCACCGAATCTTCAGAAAGCGGCACCTTAGAGATTGACGACCAATACCTGCCGGGTCTTGATGGTATTAAACCTGGCGACACCATAATTGTCCTGTTCTGGTTTAACCAGGCCAACCGATCCTTGCTGAAGGTTCACCCCCGCGGAGATACATCCAGGCCCATTCGAGGTGTCTTTTCTACTCGCAGCCCAGCACGACCAAACCCAATTGCCATATCCGAACTTTTAGTTACTGCCATATCCGGCACCATGATCTCTGTTACAGGTGTTGATGCCTTAGACCAGACACCTATTCTTGACATCAAAAAAAATCTTTGCAGTAAAGACCAATGA
- a CDS encoding TetR/AcrR family transcriptional regulator, with translation MEILLSQPKQTFLNLTAEKRASIEAVLVEEFATKGYQKASLNAIVKELNIAKGSLYQYFENKEAIFLYVFDCFTRLVKKSVGAAVDSEQPWEGDFWHAAHEVMLAGIRFIERYPFYFQLYLQVLHEENIPHRELLLERVRLFSKEYFGPMIEAYQEKGVFVQTPAATIIFIIDAVMDRFFQGYARQYLDGGLDLNQKKIADIELEIKQILTTLKFGFSARK, from the coding sequence ATGGAAATTTTATTATCACAACCCAAGCAGACATTTCTGAACCTGACGGCTGAAAAACGGGCTTCGATTGAGGCGGTTCTTGTGGAAGAATTTGCCACAAAAGGCTATCAGAAGGCAAGTCTTAATGCAATTGTAAAAGAGCTTAATATTGCCAAGGGTTCATTGTACCAATATTTTGAAAATAAAGAGGCGATTTTTCTCTATGTTTTTGATTGCTTTACCCGCCTGGTGAAAAAATCAGTAGGGGCAGCAGTAGATAGTGAGCAGCCATGGGAGGGTGATTTTTGGCATGCTGCTCATGAGGTTATGCTTGCTGGAATCCGCTTTATTGAGCGTTATCCTTTTTATTTTCAGCTCTATCTGCAGGTGTTGCACGAAGAAAACATACCTCACCGGGAGCTGTTGCTGGAACGAGTCCGACTTTTTTCAAAAGAGTATTTCGGACCCATGATTGAGGCGTATCAAGAAAAAGGTGTTTTTGTCCAAACGCCGGCAGCGACAATTATTTTTATTATTGACGCTGTGATGGATCGATTTTTCCAAGGCTACGCCAGGCAGTATCTTGATGGTGGTCTTGACTTGAATCAAAAAAAAATAGCTGATATCGAGTTGGAAATTAAGCAGATACTAACGACCTTGAAGTTTGGATTTTCAGCACGAAAATGA